From Chryseobacterium salivictor, a single genomic window includes:
- a CDS encoding putative signal transducing protein, whose amino-acid sequence MERETRVAVFESEKPSEIQLVKSKLEAQDITSFLIDNYMSFTTTPTANTVRLMVNLSDEQKALEIIDKMLREMEFNPNNN is encoded by the coding sequence ATGGAAAGAGAAACGAGAGTCGCGGTTTTTGAAAGTGAGAAACCGTCTGAAATTCAATTGGTAAAATCAAAACTGGAAGCACAAGACATTACAAGTTTTTTAATTGATAATTATATGTCTTTTACTACCACGCCCACTGCAAACACAGTTCGGTTAATGGTCAATTTATCAGATGAGCAGAAAGCATTGGAAATTATCGATAAGATGCTCCGGGAAATGGAATTTAACCCCAATAATAATTAA